GCAGTTCGTCGATCGCGCTCGGGTGGGCGCTGTACTCCAGTCCGCGTACGTCTTTGGCGTGATCGTGGTCGCGCACGACCCCCACGAACAACCCGACTCCCCCGGCCTGCGGGTCGGAGACCGCCGCGAGCACCTCGTCGACCGACAGCGGTTCGTCGCGGATGTCGGCCAGGGTGATCCGTGGGTCGGTCATCGACTCACCTTTCGAACTTCGGCAGCAGTGCTGGGCACGGTCTCGACGTAGCGTAGGCATGTGGACCTGTGCGAACGAACTCGCCGTCCCGCAACAGTCACCGGGCGAGCAGAATGGGTGATGTCGGGAACGATTGACGCCCCGACATGGTTGACCCGAACAGTGACAGATGTCCGACCGATGTCCACCGCTCAGGCGAAGGAACCGTGATGAACCCCGAAGAGCGCCCCGACGACGTTCCCGACCTCAACGAACTGCTGAAACACCTCATGGGTGGCGGTGACGACATGCGGGAAGCGTTGTCCGAGATGGGCCTGGGCAATATCGACCCCGCGATGTTCGCGCAGATGCAGCAGCAGGTCGCGGCGATGATGGCCGCGCCGTCCGACGGCAGCTTCAACATCGAGGCCGCCCGCGACGTCGCGCGACGCACGGTCTCGACCGCCGGCGACCCGAGCATCGGTCCGTCGACCGCGAGGGACGTCGACCAGGTCGTGATGGTCGCCGGGCTGTGGCTCGATCAGGTCACCAACTTCGCCGGCACCGGCGCCGGCAAGGCGTGGAGCCGCTCGGAATGGGTCGAAGCGACGATGCCGACCTGGCGCCGGCTGGTCGAACCCATCTCCGACGCCGTCAACGCCGCCGTGATGCGGGCTATGCGCGAGCAGATGGGGCAGCTCGGCGCCGAGCAGCTCGACATGCCGCCGCAGATGCTCGGGCAGCTCGAGCCGATGCTCGGACGGATGAGCAGCGCGGTGTTCTCGATGCAACTCGGCCAGGCGGTCGGCACCCTCGCCGGCGAGTTGGTCACCGGCACCGAGGTCGGCCTGCCGCTCGTCGAGGGCAACCCCGTCGTGATCATGCCGACGAACGTCGCGAAGTTCGCCGAGGGCCTCGACATGGACGCCGGCGAACTGCACCTCTACCTCGCGGTGCGGGAGGCAGCCCGCACCCGGTTGTTCCAGAACGTGCCGTGGCTCGGCCCCGCCCTCATCGCCGCGGTGCAGTCGTACGCCGCCGACATCTCGATCGACACCGACGCGATCGAGGAGGCCATGCGCAACGCCGACATGCAAGACCCCTCCGGTCTGCAGGAAGCGATCTCCGGGTCGATCTTCCGACCCGAACCCAGCGAGGCCCAGAAGCGCACGCTCGCCCACCTCGAGACGCTGTTGGCGCTCGTCGAGGGTTGGGTCGACGTCGTGAGTGACCGGGCCGTGCGCCCGCACCTGCCCCACGCCGACAAGCTCGCCGAGATCGTGCGTCGGCGCCGCGCCACCGGCGGCCCGGCGGAGAAGGTGTTCGCCAGCCTCGTCGGCCTCGAACTGCGACCGCGCCGGATGCGCGACGCGGCGAATCTGTTCGCGGTGCTGGAGGATGCCAAGGGCGCCGAGGGCCGCGACGCGGCATGGAAGCACCCCGACTTCGCGCCCGGCGCGAACGACCTCGACGACCCGATGGGTTACCTCGAGGGTGGGCAGCGCTCGATCGAGGAACCGGCCGGCGACGCACGGACCGACGCGATGGACGACGCCCTCGCGGCCCTGCTCGCGCAGGGGCGCGAGGAGATGGAGTCGGAGCGCAAGAGCGACACACCGGAGGCAGCCGCCGACGAGTCGCCCGAGTCCGACAACGAGTCCGACAACGGCTCCGGCGACTCCGGCGACCCGAAGGAATGACGTTCGCCGACCTGCAGCGCGACGCGCACCGGGTGCTGTCCGACTGGCAGGCGCCGGACGCCGCCCAGGAGGCGGTGCGCCGGGAGTACCTCGACCACCTGTCGGCGCACGCCGATGCGGTCAGCCGGGACGGCGTCCCGCACCACCTGACCAGCGGCGGGTTCGTGTTCGATCCCACCCTCGAACAAGTGGCGCTGGTGCTGCACACGAAGGCTCAGCTGTGGCTGCAACCGGGCGGACACTTCGAGCAGACGGACGCCACGGTGGTCGACGCCGCGCTGCGCGAGATCCGTGAGGAGACCGGTCTGCCGGTGCGTGCCGAGCAGGCGGTCGTCGTCGACCTGCACCACCACGACCTGTCGGCCGCCTTCGGCCGATGCCGCTCGCACCGGGACATCAGGGTGGCGGTCGTGCTCGACGAACCGGCCGAGGTGGTGTGTTCGCAGGAGTCGGACCGTGCCGCCTGGTGGCCGGTGGACGCACTGCCATCCCCGACCGATCCCGACCTGCCGGCGACGGTCAGTCGGGTGCGTGACCAGCTGCGGGCGGCATCCCCTCGTCGGGCAGGTCGTCCAACGGAATCGGCGGCAGCCCCGAACCGAAGCTGACCCCGGCCAGGAACGCCTCGGCCTTCTCCCCCTGCGGATAACGCGCTGTCATCGCCTTGAACCCCGGGCCGTGGTCGGCGTGCAGCAGGTGGGTGAGTTCGTGCACCAGCACGTAGTCGATGACGTACTGCGGCATCTTCTGCAACCGGTCGGACAACCGAATCTGGCCGGTGGTCGTGGTGCACGAACCCCACCGGCGATTCTGGTTGCCCACCCAACGCACCGAGGCCGGTGTGGCCCTGCCGTCGAGGTAACGCCGGGACAGCAGCAGCGAACGCTCCATCAGTTGCTCGTCGGACGGACCGCTGCGCTGTTGTTTGGCCATCACCCGACGCACCAGACCGGGCACCATGCGGTCGAGCTCGGACTTGGAGATGGCGGCCGGCACCCGCACCACGACCCGCCCCTCGACCAGGCTGGCCGACAGGGTGCTGCGTCGTTTGGCCGACCTGACGATCTCGACCTCGGGCGTCTTGTCCATACCGAGCAACCTACGTCCGCGCGCCGACAACCCGCGACCCGCACGCCTCGTGCCCGCGGGATCTGTGGAGGGGCCGCGCACCGACCGCGGGCTGTGGACGGACGCCTGTGGAGAACTCAGGGGCCACCGACCAGAGCTCTGGCACGCTGACCCGACACCAGCCGGCCACCACCCCCGCCCGTGGCCCTGTCGGAATCGGAGGAACGGATGTCGCACCCACCGTCGACGTCGCGCCAGATGCCACCCGGACTGCCGGAATCGTTGTGGCCCAACCGTTCTCGCGCCCTGCGCTACGACGACGAGCACATTCTCGTCGGGCTCGGCTGCCGCGAGCCGCAACTGGTGGGCCCGCTGCGCGAACCTGTGCTGCGCGAACTCATCGGACTCGGCGCACTCACCCGCAACCAGTGGATGACCGCCGTCCGCCGCATCGACCCGCGGGTCACCGCGGCTTTGCACCGTGCGGTGACGGCGACGATGCCGACCGACCTCGGCGGGCTGTCGTTCGAGGTGCACGGCGTGGGGCCGGTCGCGACCGCCATCGGCGAGCTGCTCCCCCGGCTCGGTGCCACACCCTCTCCCGGCACGGCGCAACTCGCGGTGACGGTCGGTGCACCCGGGGCCCGGCTCGGCACCGCCGAACTGCGGCTGGTCGTCGAATTGGGCTGCGATCAGGTGGTCGTCGGCCCCCTGCTGCGAGCCGGCGCCGGTCCGTGCGAGCACTGCCTCAACCTGCGCCGTCAGGACGCCGATCGACGGTGGGCCTCGGTCTGGCCGCAGGTGCTCGGCACCGGCTTGCACGACGACGAGCCCTCCACTGCAGGCGAACTCGCGTACATCGCGGTCGGGTTGGTCGGCCTCGTCGCCCGGGGAGTCGTGGCCGGCCGTCCCCTGCCCGTCGGTGCGGCGATGTCGATCGGCAGTCCGGACGGAACACTGCGTCATCATCTGTGGCCGGCCCACCCGCGCTGTGACTGTCAACTCGCCGATCGGGCGACCGCCTGACCCGAGCACAACCGCCCGTCGGTCAGAATGGAGTCATGACGGAGATTCCGCGCAAGGCCGTCGTGCGAACCGCACGCCTGGCATCGCTACCGCTCGGCATGGGTGCCCGAGCGGCGATCGGACTGGGACGTCGGGTGGGCGGCGCGCCCGCCGAGGCGGTCACCGCCAAGCTGCAGGAACAGACTGCCGCCCAGCTGTTCAAGGTGCTCGGCGAGCTCAAGGGCGGCGCGATGAAGTTCGGGCAGGCACTGTCGGTGTTCGAGGCGGCCCTGCCCGAGGAACTCGCCGCGCCCTACCGCAGCATGCTCACCAAACTTCAGGACTCCGCGCCGGCGATGCCGAAGGAATCGGTGCGCAAGGTGCTGCGCGAACAACTCGGCACCGGCTGGCGCAGCCGGTTCCAGGCCTTCGACGAAGACCCGGTCGCGTCGGCATCGATCGGCCAGGTGCACCGCGCGATCTGGAAGGACGGCCGCGAGGTCGCCGTGAAGATCCAGTACCCCGGTGCGGCCGAGGCGATGCTGTCCGACCTCAATCAGTTGGCCCGGGTCATGCGGGTTTCGACGTCCTGGGTGCCGGGGCTCGACGTGGTGCCCATCCTCGACGAGTTGCGTGCACGGATGAGCGAGGAGACCGACTACCGCCTCGAGTCGGTGATGCAGGAGCAGTTCGTCGATGCCTACGAGGGCGTCGATCACTTCGCGCTGCCCGGGGTGGTCTACGCGACCGATCTGGTGCTGGTCACCGATTGGATCGAGGGTCAACCGTTGTCGCGGATCATCGCCGACGGCAGCACCGAGGAGCGCGACCTCGCCTCCCGCCGCTATCTGGAGTTCCTGCTCGGCGGGCCGCAACAGGCCGGCCTGCTGCACGCCGACCCGCACCCGGGCAACTTCCGGTTGCTCGACGACGGCCGGCTCGGTGTGCTCGACTTCGGCGCCGTCAACCGGCTGCCCGACGGACTGCCGCCGGTGCTCGGCGAACTCGCCTCACTCGCGCTCGCGGACGACGCCGAGGGACTGCTCGAACTCCTGCGCGATGCGGGATTCGTGAAGTCGTCGATCTCGATCGACGCCGACCGCCTGCTCGACTATCTCGGAGTGTTCATCGAACCGCTGCGCACTGAGGAATTCGAGTTCAGCCGCGAGTGGCTGCGGTCGGTCTTCGCCTACATCAACGACCCCCGCAGCTCGCAGTTCACCGTCGGCCTGCGTCTCAACCTGCCGCCGGAGTTCCTGCTGATCCACCGCACCTGGCTGGGCGGCATCGCGGTGCTGTGCCAGATCGGCGGCACCGTGCCGGCGCGTGAGATCTTCGAGGACAACGTGCCCGGAGCCAAGTTCCCCGCCCTCTGAACCGCGGGACGAGCACCGCCACGCCGAAGCACCGAAAACGGAACGACGCAGCGAAGAGGTGGTGGGCGCGGTGCGTCCCCCGAGGGCGCACCACACTCATCACCCCTCCGCTGCGTCGGACGGTCACCTGGCCCTGCGATCGGTGATCGGATCGGCGATCCGATCGGTGTTCCCAGCGACCGCAGGAACCACGGCGACCCGGTGTGAGCTCTTGCATCGTTCGACCGTTGATCACGGGTCTACGCCGCGATCTCGGTCTTGCGCGGACGGCCACGCGGCCGCTTGCGCGCAATGACGACTCCGGCCTGGAAGAGTTCACCGCCCCAGACGCCCCAGGGCTCCTCGCGCTCGAGGGCGCCGGCGAGGCATTCCCGCTGCAGCGGGCAGGTGCCGCACAGCGACTTGGCGTACTCGACGTCGTCGGGGCGCTCGGCGAACCACATCTCCGGGTCGTTGACCTGGCAGGGCAGTTCGGCACCGGCCTCGTCGGCGGCGAAGCCGAGGTCGATCAGGGCACGAAGCCCCAGTTCTGCTGTTTCGAACATGTCTTGTCTTTCGTGGTCGTGTCTGTCGATCCGCGGAAAACACGAAGGCCGCGGACCCTGTCGTGGGTTCCGCGGCCTGAAAGAGGACCGTCGATCTTGGTCAGATCAGATCGGTGACCTCCCAGCCGCGGAAGGGGCGACATCGGTGGCGAAGAAGGAAGCGTCGACGCCCGCGATGCGCTCGCGCACGATCTCGACGGCCAGGTAACCGGGCACACTGCTCCCCTGAGCCGGAGCGTTGAACGCAGCGAGGGTGGGCATGGTCGAGGGCGCGAAGCGCTTCGGAACGAGAACGTCCGTGCTCCTGCACAAGGTCTTGGTCTCCATCAGGCCAACCCTCCTCTCGACTCTTCACCGGCCCCGGCACGACCACGAAGGACGACCGGGCTGAACATCATTCAGGCTACGGCGCTGCACACCGGCGCGGCAAATTATTATTGCCGAATTTTTCGACGTTGGTACTTCTAGACCGATTCCGTTGCAGCACAAGCGATTTCAACCATGGAGTCCACGGACTCTCCCCGCAACACGCCCAGCACCGCCGGCCCGTAGGCCGCCAACTTGCGCGCGCCCACCCCGGAAATGCCGGCCAGCCCACGCTCGTCGACCGGGCCGCGCTCGGCGATGGCGATCAGCGTGGCGTCGGTGAACACCACGAAGGCGGGCACTCGCTGCCGGTCGGCCACCGCCTTGCGCCAGCCGCGCAACGCTTCGAAGGTCTGCTCGTCGTAGGTCGGCGGACAGTCGGCGCAGCGGCCGATCTTGCGCTCGGCGGCGGTGTAGAGGTCTTTGCCGCAGCCACGGCACCGCACCGCTCGCGCCTGCTGCACCTTCTTGCCGCGCTGCCCGGCCGGACGGCGTGGAGCCACCCCGTCGAGAATGCCGTCGGCCGCGTTGAGGAAACGCGACACCGATCGACTGGCCTTGCCGCCGGGCTGTCGGGCGGCCGCCCAGGTGAGCAGGAGGTTTTTGCGTGCTCGGGTGAGGCCGACGTACGTCAGTCGGCGCTCTTCCTCGATCGCCTCGGGGCCCTCGGCGTGCGACAGCGGCAGGAGCCCGTCGGAGCAGCCGGCGAGCACGACGGCATCCCACTCCAACCCCTTCGCGGCGTGCAGCGAGGCGAGCGTGACGCCCTCGACCGCCGGTGCGTGCTGCTCGGCCATGCGGCGTTCGAGTTCACGCACGACGTCGGGCAGGCGCGCCTCGGGTTGCGCCGCCACCAGGTCGTCGGCGACGGTCGCGAGCGCCTCCAGCGACTGCCACCTGTCGAGCAACGCACCGCCGGCGGGGCGTTGGGG
This genomic stretch from Calidifontibacter indicus harbors:
- a CDS encoding zinc-dependent metalloprotease → MNPEERPDDVPDLNELLKHLMGGGDDMREALSEMGLGNIDPAMFAQMQQQVAAMMAAPSDGSFNIEAARDVARRTVSTAGDPSIGPSTARDVDQVVMVAGLWLDQVTNFAGTGAGKAWSRSEWVEATMPTWRRLVEPISDAVNAAVMRAMREQMGQLGAEQLDMPPQMLGQLEPMLGRMSSAVFSMQLGQAVGTLAGELVTGTEVGLPLVEGNPVVIMPTNVAKFAEGLDMDAGELHLYLAVREAARTRLFQNVPWLGPALIAAVQSYAADISIDTDAIEEAMRNADMQDPSGLQEAISGSIFRPEPSEAQKRTLAHLETLLALVEGWVDVVSDRAVRPHLPHADKLAEIVRRRRATGGPAEKVFASLVGLELRPRRMRDAANLFAVLEDAKGAEGRDAAWKHPDFAPGANDLDDPMGYLEGGQRSIEEPAGDARTDAMDDALAALLAQGREEMESERKSDTPEAAADESPESDNESDNGSGDSGDPKE
- a CDS encoding M48 family metallopeptidase, with amino-acid sequence MDKTPEVEIVRSAKRRSTLSASLVEGRVVVRVPAAISKSELDRMVPGLVRRVMAKQQRSGPSDEQLMERSLLLSRRYLDGRATPASVRWVGNQNRRWGSCTTTTGQIRLSDRLQKMPQYVIDYVLVHELTHLLHADHGPGFKAMTARYPQGEKAEAFLAGVSFGSGLPPIPLDDLPDEGMPPAAGHAPD
- a CDS encoding TOMM precursor leader peptide-binding protein; amino-acid sequence: MSHPPSTSRQMPPGLPESLWPNRSRALRYDDEHILVGLGCREPQLVGPLREPVLRELIGLGALTRNQWMTAVRRIDPRVTAALHRAVTATMPTDLGGLSFEVHGVGPVATAIGELLPRLGATPSPGTAQLAVTVGAPGARLGTAELRLVVELGCDQVVVGPLLRAGAGPCEHCLNLRRQDADRRWASVWPQVLGTGLHDDEPSTAGELAYIAVGLVGLVARGVVAGRPLPVGAAMSIGSPDGTLRHHLWPAHPRCDCQLADRATA
- a CDS encoding ABC1 kinase family protein, producing MTEIPRKAVVRTARLASLPLGMGARAAIGLGRRVGGAPAEAVTAKLQEQTAAQLFKVLGELKGGAMKFGQALSVFEAALPEELAAPYRSMLTKLQDSAPAMPKESVRKVLREQLGTGWRSRFQAFDEDPVASASIGQVHRAIWKDGREVAVKIQYPGAAEAMLSDLNQLARVMRVSTSWVPGLDVVPILDELRARMSEETDYRLESVMQEQFVDAYEGVDHFALPGVVYATDLVLVTDWIEGQPLSRIIADGSTEERDLASRRYLEFLLGGPQQAGLLHADPHPGNFRLLDDGRLGVLDFGAVNRLPDGLPPVLGELASLALADDAEGLLELLRDAGFVKSSISIDADRLLDYLGVFIEPLRTEEFEFSREWLRSVFAYINDPRSSQFTVGLRLNLPPEFLLIHRTWLGGIAVLCQIGGTVPAREIFEDNVPGAKFPAL
- a CDS encoding NUDIX hydrolase, with the translated sequence MTFADLQRDAHRVLSDWQAPDAAQEAVRREYLDHLSAHADAVSRDGVPHHLTSGGFVFDPTLEQVALVLHTKAQLWLQPGGHFEQTDATVVDAALREIREETGLPVRAEQAVVVDLHHHDLSAAFGRCRSHRDIRVAVVLDEPAEVVCSQESDRAAWWPVDALPSPTDPDLPATVSRVRDQLRAASPRRAGRPTESAAAPNRS
- a CDS encoding WhiB family transcriptional regulator, which encodes MFETAELGLRALIDLGFAADEAGAELPCQVNDPEMWFAERPDDVEYAKSLCGTCPLQRECLAGALEREEPWGVWGGELFQAGVVIARKRPRGRPRKTEIAA